A stretch of Fusarium fujikuroi IMI 58289 draft genome, chromosome FFUJ_chr10 DNA encodes these proteins:
- a CDS encoding probable protein kinase ck2 catalytic subunit ck2 alpha-3 codes for MAPIHPESGAGQFYDMSPPKRLGRGRHAIVFECRDPSGRIYAMKLFKQDSRDRIRRELEIFQYLENGPNIIKFIDAVQGEEGSDIGIVLEYVDNTDFRTLYPRFDDMDIRYYTRELLRALDFAHSQGVMHRDVRPQNVVIDHEARKLRLIGWSSADFYRPDEDLDTCVGLWKPPELLLSYERYDFSIDMWCFGAMLAAMVFRKEPFFHGVSLIDQLRKIVEVLGTDKLYRFVNEYDLELNDEELEALGQHHEQAWTDFINSDNEMLVSDEALSLIDQLLRFDPKARATYDCRGS; via the exons ATGGCACCAATCCACCCGGAGTCAGGGGCGG GGCAGTTCTATGATATGTCGCCCCCAAAACGATTAG GGCGAGGAAGACATGCAATCGTCTTCGAGTGTCGTGATCCAAGCGGCCGCATCTACGCTATGAAGCTATTCAAGCAAGATAGCAGAGATAGGATCCGTCGCGAACTCGAGATATTCCAATATCTCGAAAATGGCCCAAACATCATCAAGTTCATTGATGCTGTCCAAGGTGAGGAG GGTTCTGACATCGGCATCGTTCTTGAATACGTAGACAACACAGATTTCCGAACGCTGTATCCTCGGTTTGATGACATGGACATTCGATATTACACCCGCGAGCTTCTGAGAGCTTTGGATTTCGCCCATAGCCAAGGTGTGATGCACCGTGATGTTAGACCGCAAAATGTGGTGATCGACCACGAAGCCAGAAAG CTCCGACTAATAGGCTGGAGCTCAGCAGACTTCTACCGACCTGACGAAGATTTGGACACCTGCGTAGGCCTCTGGAAGCCACCGGAGCTTCTACTGAGCTACGAACGATACGACTTTAGCATAGACATGTGGTGCTTCGGTGCTATGCTCGCAGCCATGGTCTTCAGAAAGGAACCGTTCTTTCACGGGGTTTCGCTAATTGATCAACTGAGGAAAATTGTTGAAGTCCTTGGCACAGACAAGCTCTACCGCTTTGTCAATGAATACGACCTTGAGTTGAATGACGAGGAACTTGAAGCTCTGGGCCAACATCATGAACAAGCTTGGAccgacttcatcaactcgGATAATGAGATGCTCGTATCTGACGAAGCTCTGAGTCTTATTGACCAGCTTCTACGATTTGACCCGAAGGCGA GAGCGACTTACGACTGCCGAGGCTCTTAG